The proteins below come from a single Myxocyprinus asiaticus isolate MX2 ecotype Aquarium Trade chromosome 28, UBuf_Myxa_2, whole genome shotgun sequence genomic window:
- the LOC127418772 gene encoding specifically androgen-regulated gene protein-like, translated as MPKSDNWPGGIAMESVTGMDSAGSSDSVASINSGCSDDSFGHLSAEEKAILMFLEETIEALEVEDDSGLSSDEPERPSHNLAGKDIHHPSINHNKHEELLAHEDPKQVMGRDHRPSQSYLVPTPLLLASGNAKLIGRPVESSPKEQPVAFLDELDGFRSKSDHQQTGMAVSEGTASSNLVTAKPSIVLLSDVVDLPPSFIPEPPVKANLLRDSNLIDHSPKSLDVKSQQKPQKASSEILVGLIPPPSDFMDEPAERSAVPPLTMPVFDGPPEWTPELPNTEPQPDGGCDKPAEMSKSQSVDSKTSRGPLIHNELENLHKKASMNKVPDLTPLMFAQHASADKPMTTSPSSEHVPGVPKEYSDTKSPPVVAPKPKKLPSNIILKSHKDTGATHSLLPQSDRPQLDQQKIRMEALKKLGLLKSAEVDSGPNVSSNQSPTFKAKDTPLSSNKPSTYTTAPSVQPVQDSKLAESSVPGVVHPKIDMPKLIDRESRQGSLKKQPARPYEVKSASLGRSGIGLSSIAFEPTPQATNRDRTNVERQSGVGLGSIVVEPTTHATKPDKTNVELSPGQLRKNRGQLPSAGSAKDFSIGHAADDSNKSLHAASVQPSQPGNDAQKLPRSNGISVLITPCGKNGENRREALKKLGLLRD; from the exons ATGCCAAAAAGTGACAACTGGCCAGGGGGCATTGCCATGGAATCTGTGACTGGTATGGACAGTGCGGGTAGCAGTGATAGTGTGGCCAGCATCAACTCTGGCTGT AGTGATGATAGTTTTGGACACCTTTCCGCTGAGGAGAAAGCAATCCTCATGTTTCTGGAGGAGACCATTGAGGCTCTAGAGGTAGAAGATGACAGCGGTTTGTCTAGCGATGAGCCCGAACGCCCATCTCATAACCTGGCAGGAAAAGATATTCATCACCCCTCCATCAACCACAACAAACATGAGG AGCTATTAGCCCATGAGGACCCAAAGCAAGTCATGGGAAGAGATCACAGACCATCTCAGAGTTACCTTGTGCCAACTCCGTTGCTCCTTGCCAGTGGTAATGCCAAATTAATCGGTAGACCTGTTGAATCATCTCCCAAAGAACAACCAGTGGCTTTTCTTGATGAACTTGATGGGTTCAGATCAAAGTCTGACCATCAACAAACTGGAATGGCAGTTTCAGAAGGAACTGCTTCTTCAAACTTAGTAACTGCTAAACCAAGCATTGTACTATTGAGTGATGTGGTTGACTTGCCACCTTCTTTCATACCTGAACCACCAGTTAAAGCAAATTTGCTCAGAGACTCAAACTTGATAGACCATTCTCCTAAGAGTTTGGATGTCAAGTCTCAGCAGAAGCCCCAGAAAGCTTCCTCAGAAATTCTGGTGGGTTTGATTCCTCCACCCTCAGACTTCATGGATGAACCTGCAGAGAGGAGTGCCGTACCACCACTGACAATGCCAGTTTTTGATGGGCCACCAGAATGGACTCCCGAACTCCCGAACACAGAGCCACAACCTGATGGTGGATGTGACAAGCCTGCTGAGATGAGTAAATCCCAAAGTGTTGACTCAAAAACCTCAAGAGGACCATTGATCCACAATGAGCTTGAGAATTTGCACAAGAAGGCCTCCATGAACAAAGTGCCTGATTTGACACCGTTGATGTTTGCACAACATGCTTCCGCCGACAAACCGATGACAACTTCACCATCTTCAGAGCATGTACCTGGAGTTCCAAAAGAGTACAGTGACACCAAAAGCCCACCAGTTGTGGCTCCTAAACCCAAGAAACTGCCTTCTAATATCATCCTCAAAAGCCACAAAGACACAGGTGCCACACACTCTTTACTACCGCAGAGTGACCGTCCTCAGCTGGATCAACAGAAGATACGAATGGAAGCCTTGAAAAAATTAGGCCTGCTAAAGAGTGCGGAAGTCGATTCAGGGCCCAATGTCTCTTCTAATCAATCCCCAACATTTAAAGCAAAAGATACCCCACTTTCCTCCAATAAACCAAGTACTTACACAACGGCACCTTCAGTACAACCAGTGCAGGACTCTAAACTAGCTGAAAGTTCTGTACCAGGAGTGGTGCACCCAAAAATAGACATGCCAAAACTCATAGACAGGGAAAGTAGGCAAGGTTCTTTGAAGAAGCAACCAGCAAGACCCTATGAGGTCAAATCAGCTTCTTTGGGGCGGTCAGGTATAGGTCTTAGCAGCATTGCCTTTGAACCAACCCCTCAAGCAACAAATAGAGACAGGACCAATGTTGAGCGCCAATCAGGTGTAGGTCTTGGCAGCATCGTTGTTGAACCCACCACACATGCAACTAAACCAGACAAAACCAATGTTGAGCTATCTCCAGGTCAGTTACGAAAAAACCGAGGTCAACTTCCTTCTGCAGGAAGCGCGAAGGACTTCAGTATTGGCCATGCAGCTGATGATTCAAACAAATCACTTCATGctgcttcagttcagccttcacaGCCAGGTAATGATGCCCAAAAGTTACCTCGCTCCAATGGCATAAGCGTTCTGATCACCCCATGTGGTAAAAATGGTGAGAACCGACGAGAAGCTTTGAAGAAACTTGGATTACTGAGGGACTAA